From Dioscorea cayenensis subsp. rotundata cultivar TDr96_F1 chromosome 13, TDr96_F1_v2_PseudoChromosome.rev07_lg8_w22 25.fasta, whole genome shotgun sequence, the proteins below share one genomic window:
- the LOC120274485 gene encoding xyloglucan endotransglucosylase/hydrolase protein 22-like: MTSTTSPLVLVFLISLTFSSLVSFAIGDNMDRDLEISWGDGRGKFLNNANLLSLSLDMYSGSGFQSKNQYLFGRIDMQIKLVPGNSAGTVTTFFLSSQGPAHDEIDFEFLGNLSGNPYTLHTNVFAQGKGDKEQQFHLWFDPTKDFHTYSIVWNPKHIIFMVDNIPIRDFKNMEERGVGFPKDQPMRMYSSLWNADDWATMGGRVKTNWTQAPFTAYYQNYRANACVISPGSSGCPGNRLKTASVLDNAWINQEVDSVSYRRMRWVQRKYMIYDYCADIKRFPQGLPAECPTRRPR; this comes from the exons ATGACTTCCACCACTTCTCCATTAGTCTTAGTTTTCTTAATCTCTTTAACATTTTCATCTTTAGTGAGCTTCGCCATTGGTGACAACATGGACAGAGATCTGGAAATTAGTTGGGGAGATGGCCGTGGCAAGTTCCTCAACAATGCCAACCTCCTCTCGCTCTCCCTTGACATGTACTCCGGTTCTGGCTTCCAGTCAAAGAACCAATACCTCTTCGGCCGGATCGATATGCAGATCAAGCTCGTCCCTGGAAACTCTGCTGGCACCGTCACCACCTTCTTC TTATCTTCACAAGGGCCTGCACATGATGAGATAGATTTTGAGTTTCTTGGCAATCTCAGTGGGAATCCTTACACTCTTCATACCAATGTGTTTGCTCAAGGCAAGGGTGACAAAGAGCAGCAGTTTCATCTTTGGTTTGACCCCACCAAGGACTTCCACACCTACTCCATTGTTTGGAACCCCAAACATATCAT ATTCATGGTTGATAACATACCAATAAGAGATTTCAAGAACATGGAGGAGAGAGGAGTTGGATTCCCTAAAGATCAACCCATGAGGATGTACTCCAGCCTCTGGAATGCTGATGATTGGGCAACAATGGGAGGACGAGTCAAGACTAATTGGACTCAGGCACCCTTCACTGCGTACTACCAGAACTATAGGGCCAATGCTTGTGTCATCTCTCCGGGGAGCTCCGGTTGCCCCGGCAATAGATTGAAAACAGCTTCCGTATTAGACAATGCATGGATAAATCAAGAAGTGGACTCAGTGAGTTACAGGAGGATGAGGTGGGTGCAAAGGAAATACATGATCTATGACTACTGTGCTGATATCAAGAGGTTCCCACAGGGCCTTCCTGCAGAATGTCCAACTCGTCGTCCTCGCTAA